In the Juglans microcarpa x Juglans regia isolate MS1-56 chromosome 6D, Jm3101_v1.0, whole genome shotgun sequence genome, one interval contains:
- the LOC121234539 gene encoding F-box/FBD/LRR-repeat protein At5g53840-like: MIPVPEFVLLKSGEKRSHSSVDYLSELPQEIIVYILSLLKIKEAGRPSVLSSRWRYLWRYTCGLNFDESKLMSQIRWRKVRIECMEAERRRFFRLVKHVMEMHQSQTIDEFKVCFEVYQLGYFKSDIETWVHFSLKKKVKRLTLDFENATIIGITLGNYTLTTQFLHRYSIHSLTSLCLTAVEVTGLVLEYILSKCPFLEVLHVEISESLVNLKVAGPSLKLKRLEILRCVYLESLEISAMNLVSFKYRGPEITKIVLEHVPNFVDLSLACHYACFFVNHSSQFSSCLSQLKTLELDLGVEISMIINTILCLVNPVLKFFRFPRFPELTNLRQLKLRVNARDVETLLHCTSLLKASPFLEKFSLQLLFSNGAATGKMKVRKAKHPHQCLKVVEVTGFIGCTVDMELSLYVLNNAAYLEKLVIDSRYSFEEEIKWLDRGCAQRLQDMIFCPQLDARIRDTGEKSAAIACARQLETRLPPGVELVIL; the protein is encoded by the exons ATGATACCTGTCCCTGAATTTGTGCTTTTGAAG AGCGGCGAGAAACGCAGTCATTCATCAGTGGATTATCTAAGTGAATTGCCGCAAGAAATTATTGTCTACATCCTGTCACTATTGAAAATCAAAGAAGCGGGGAGGCCGAGTGTACTGTCCAGTAGGTGGAGATATCTGTGGAGATACACATGTGGTTTAAACTTTGACGAGTCAAAGTTGATGAGTCAGATACGGTGGCGAAAGGTGCGGATCGAGTGTATGGAAGCTGAAAGGCGTAGGTTTTTCCGTTTGGTGAAACACGTAATGGAAATGCATCAAAGTCAAACAATAGATGAATTCAAAGTATGTTTTGAAGTGTACCAGCTGGGGTACTTTAAGTCTGATATTGAAACCTGGGTACACTTTTCCCtgaaaaagaaagttaaaaggCTTACATTGGACTTTGAAAATGCTACTATCATTGGCATTACTCTTGGAAATTACACTCTTACTACTCAGTTCCTCCATAGGTATAGCATTCATTCGCTTACATCCCTCTGTCTGACTGCAGTGGAAGTGACAGGACTAGTTCTTGAATACATTTTATCTAAATGCCCATTTCTCGAAGTGTTGCACGTGGAAATCTCAGAATCTTTGGTGAATTTAAAGGTTGCTGGCCCTTCGCTGAAGCTAAAGCGGTTGGAAATATTACGCTGCGTATATCTTGAGAGTCTTGAGATTTCTGCTATGAATCTTGTTTCATTTAAATATAGGGGTCCGGAGATCACAAAGATTGTTCTAGAGCATGTTCCCAATTTCGTTGACCTGTCTTTAGCATGTCATTATGCTTGCTTTTTTGTTAATCATTCCAGCCAGTTTTCAAGTTGTCTTTCTCAGTTGAAGACACTCGAACTAGACCTCGGAGTTGAGATCAGTATGATCATCAATACAATTTTGTGTCTTGTTAATcctgttttg AAGTTTTTCCGGTTCCCCAGATTTCCAGAGTTAACAAATCTCAGGCAATTGAAGTTGAGAGTAAATGCACGAGATGTTGAGACCCTGCTCCATTGCACTTCCCTGCTAAAGGCATCACCCTTTTTGGAAAAGTTCTCACTGCAG TTGCTATTCTCAAATGGGGCTGCAACGGGAAAAATGAAGGTGCGGAAGGCTAAACATCCACATCAATGCCTCAAGGTGGTTGAAGTGACAGGTTTTATTGGTTGCACAGTTGACATGGAGCTTTCCCTCTATGTACTCAACAATGCTGCGTACCTGGAGAAGCTAGTTATTGATAGCCGGTATTCATTTGAAGAGGAAATTAAATGGCTTGATAGAGGTTGTGCACAGAGATTACAAGACATGATTTTTTGTCCACAACTAGATGCAAGAATAAGGGATACTGGAGAGAAATCAGCAGCCATTGCTTGTGCAAGGCAACTAGAAACAAGATTACCTCCCGGGGTTGAACTGgtgatattataa